A single region of the Pseudalkalibacillus berkeleyi genome encodes:
- a CDS encoding carbon-nitrogen family hydrolase: MKVAVIQMDIVYGNPQANFEHITSKIREACSDQTDVIVLPELWTTGYDLEMLDQIGDPNGEKTIEFISSLAISYHVNIVAGSVAVRKEKDVFNTMLVFDREGNVHKEYSKVHLFRLMNEEKYLKAGNDDGHFTIDDIPAAGFICYDIRFPEWIRKHALEGAKVLFVPAEWPKPRTEHWRNLLITRAIENQCYVVACNRVGSDPDNVFGGHSMIINPWGEILSEADEDETTIYANIQIEELNEFRKRIPIYEDRRTDLYE, translated from the coding sequence ATGAAAGTAGCAGTCATTCAAATGGATATTGTATACGGTAATCCACAAGCCAACTTTGAGCATATTACGAGTAAAATACGTGAGGCTTGTTCAGATCAAACCGATGTAATCGTTCTACCAGAATTATGGACCACGGGATATGACCTAGAAATGCTTGATCAAATCGGTGATCCTAACGGGGAAAAAACCATCGAATTCATTTCTTCTCTCGCTATTTCTTATCACGTCAACATTGTGGCAGGGTCTGTTGCTGTAAGAAAAGAAAAAGATGTGTTTAATACAATGCTCGTGTTTGACCGAGAAGGAAATGTGCATAAGGAATATAGTAAGGTTCACTTATTCCGACTTATGAATGAGGAGAAATATTTGAAAGCTGGGAACGATGATGGGCATTTCACGATTGATGATATACCAGCTGCGGGCTTTATTTGTTACGACATCCGATTTCCTGAATGGATCCGAAAACATGCCCTAGAAGGTGCGAAAGTATTATTCGTGCCAGCTGAGTGGCCGAAACCTAGGACAGAACATTGGCGTAATCTTCTCATTACACGTGCCATTGAAAATCAATGTTATGTTGTCGCTTGTAATAGAGTTGGAAGTGACCCTGATAACGTTTTTGGAGGTCACTCTATGATCATTAACCCTTGGGGAGAAATTCTTTCAGAAGCAGATGAGGACGAAACTACAATATATGCAAACATACAAATCGAAGAATTAAACGAGTTCCGCAAACGAATTCCGATCTATGAGGATCGTAGGACAGACTTGTATGAATAA
- a CDS encoding pyridoxal phosphate-dependent aminotransferase, with product MNRFQQSDALKRLPEQFFANLVQKIQPYYEAGYDMINLGQGNPDQPTPDHIVKTLQNSAANPVHHKYPPFRGHAFLKKAIADFYKREYDVDLDPEKEVSVLFGAKAGLVEISQCFLNQGDIALVPDPGYPDYESGIAYADAIQHNMPLKKENDFLPDYASIPEKTLDQAKLMFLNYPNNPTAAIATEAFFEETIDLAEKNDICVVHDFAYGSIGYDGHKPISFLQAKGAKKVGIEMYTLSKTFNMAGWRIGFALGNEKVIEAINLLQDHYYCGMFGGLQEAAAKALNGPQDCVQDLRALYEERRNAFIPKLQENGFEVVSPKGSFFAWIPVPDGFTSESYSDFLMEEAHVIVAPGNGFGESGEGFVRVGLLCEKERLIEAAERMINVKRR from the coding sequence TTGAATCGTTTTCAACAATCAGATGCGCTTAAGCGTCTTCCTGAGCAATTTTTTGCAAATCTTGTCCAAAAAATACAGCCTTATTATGAGGCGGGATATGACATGATTAATCTAGGGCAAGGGAACCCCGATCAACCGACACCAGATCATATTGTAAAAACACTACAAAATTCTGCAGCCAATCCTGTTCACCATAAGTACCCACCATTTCGTGGACATGCATTCCTGAAGAAAGCAATTGCTGATTTTTACAAACGGGAATATGACGTAGATCTGGATCCAGAAAAAGAAGTGTCAGTCCTATTTGGTGCAAAAGCTGGACTTGTTGAGATTAGTCAATGTTTTTTGAATCAAGGGGATATTGCATTGGTCCCAGATCCTGGTTATCCAGATTATGAATCAGGCATTGCCTATGCAGATGCAATACAACACAATATGCCTTTAAAAAAGGAGAATGATTTCCTACCGGATTATGCTTCCATTCCTGAAAAGACTTTAGACCAAGCGAAGCTGATGTTCTTGAACTATCCGAACAACCCAACTGCGGCGATTGCGACAGAAGCTTTTTTCGAGGAAACGATAGACCTTGCTGAAAAGAACGACATATGTGTTGTACATGATTTTGCGTACGGATCCATTGGTTATGATGGTCACAAACCGATTAGCTTTCTCCAAGCAAAAGGTGCGAAGAAAGTTGGAATCGAAATGTATACACTTTCGAAGACGTTTAATATGGCGGGCTGGCGTATTGGGTTCGCACTAGGGAACGAAAAGGTGATCGAAGCGATCAACCTTCTTCAGGATCACTACTATTGCGGGATGTTCGGAGGCTTACAAGAAGCTGCTGCTAAGGCTTTGAATGGTCCACAGGATTGCGTTCAAGATTTACGCGCCTTGTATGAAGAACGTCGAAATGCGTTTATACCCAAATTACAAGAGAATGGCTTTGAAGTCGTTTCACCGAAAGGGTCATTTTTTGCTTGGATTCCTGTTCCAGATGGCTTTACATCTGAATCATACTCGGATTTTCTAATGGAAGAAGCGCATGTCATCGTTGCCCCAGGGAATGGTTTCGGTGAAAGTGGAGAAGGTTTTGTACGGGTTGGCCTCCTTTGCGAAAAAGAACGATTAATTGAAGCTGCAGAACGTATGATTAATGTTAAAAGGCGATAA
- the asnB gene encoding asparagine synthase (glutamine-hydrolyzing), which yields MCGITGWIDFHRDLSRETATIKKMASTLGKRGPDATNHWVAPRVAFGHARLIVVDPKGGGQPMHKTYKGSTYTMIYNGELYNTDDIRKVLLTKGHTFESHSDTEVLLTSYVEWGEACVEHLNGIFAFAIWDERKGQLFMARDRLGVKPLFFKLDKGRLLFGSELKSILSHPGVKAEVDREGLQEVFGLGPSRTPGHGVYRGIKELRAAHAMKFDQNGEKVWRYWDVESKEHKDSLDDTVENVRWLLKDAVERQLVADVPVCTFLSGGVDSSAISAFASRYFKQEDRGALHTYSIDYEDNDKYFKKSTFQPNSDGPWIKIMREYLKTVHHNSVIENEKLLHYLKAAVHMRDLPGMADVDSSLLWFCEEIKQQFTVGLSGECADEIFGGYPWFYRPELLEREAFPWMHSVNERQSILRPELGAKLQLKEYVQSRYQATVDETPKLDGESRDEARRREMSYLNMHWFMATLLDRKDRMSMGASLEVRVPFADHRIVEYAWNIPWDMKMLEGREKGILRKALEGILPDEILYRKKSPYPKTHHPEYTRLVKGWLSSIIADGSAPLLELVDRSKVEEIIQTDGEAFKTPWFGQLMTGPQLIAHLAQINTWLEDYNVNIVD from the coding sequence ATGTGTGGAATAACTGGCTGGATTGATTTTCACAGAGATTTATCCCGTGAAACTGCAACGATCAAGAAGATGGCATCAACACTAGGGAAAAGGGGACCCGATGCAACGAATCATTGGGTTGCACCTCGTGTTGCGTTCGGACACGCGAGACTCATTGTTGTTGACCCCAAAGGTGGGGGTCAACCGATGCATAAAACATATAAAGGCTCGACGTACACAATGATTTATAACGGAGAATTGTATAACACGGACGACATCCGAAAAGTTTTGCTGACAAAAGGTCACACATTCGAGTCCCATAGCGATACGGAAGTCTTACTCACAAGTTATGTAGAATGGGGAGAAGCTTGTGTTGAGCATTTAAATGGGATTTTTGCATTTGCCATTTGGGATGAGCGTAAAGGGCAACTTTTCATGGCACGAGATCGCCTCGGTGTTAAACCACTTTTTTTTAAGCTAGATAAAGGCAGGTTGCTATTTGGATCGGAGTTGAAATCGATACTTTCACATCCTGGTGTAAAAGCGGAAGTTGACCGAGAAGGATTACAAGAAGTGTTCGGTCTAGGTCCATCCAGAACGCCTGGTCACGGGGTTTATCGCGGGATAAAGGAATTGCGAGCTGCACATGCGATGAAGTTCGATCAAAATGGCGAGAAAGTATGGCGGTATTGGGATGTCGAAAGTAAGGAGCATAAAGACTCGTTAGATGATACGGTTGAAAATGTGCGATGGCTATTAAAGGATGCAGTCGAACGTCAGCTTGTAGCCGATGTACCTGTGTGCACATTTTTGTCAGGTGGAGTTGACTCCAGTGCAATTAGTGCGTTCGCTTCTAGATACTTCAAACAAGAAGATCGCGGAGCCTTGCATACGTACTCAATTGACTATGAGGATAATGATAAATACTTTAAGAAGAGTACATTTCAACCCAACTCAGATGGTCCTTGGATCAAAATCATGCGTGAATATTTAAAAACGGTTCATCACAATTCCGTCATCGAGAATGAAAAATTGTTGCACTATTTAAAGGCTGCTGTTCACATGAGGGACCTACCAGGTATGGCAGATGTAGACTCTTCTTTACTTTGGTTCTGTGAGGAAATTAAGCAGCAGTTTACAGTTGGCTTGTCTGGTGAGTGTGCGGATGAAATCTTCGGTGGGTATCCATGGTTTTATCGACCAGAGCTATTAGAGCGTGAAGCCTTTCCTTGGATGCACTCAGTAAATGAAAGGCAATCGATTCTGAGACCTGAATTAGGAGCAAAGTTGCAATTGAAAGAATATGTGCAGAGTCGGTATCAAGCTACAGTTGATGAGACACCTAAGCTCGATGGGGAAAGCCGTGATGAAGCTCGTCGGCGTGAAATGTCTTATCTAAATATGCATTGGTTCATGGCAACGCTGTTAGATCGGAAAGACAGGATGAGCATGGGAGCAAGTCTTGAAGTCCGTGTTCCGTTTGCTGATCATCGGATTGTGGAATATGCATGGAACATCCCTTGGGATATGAAAATGCTTGAAGGCAGGGAAAAGGGGATCCTGCGGAAAGCACTGGAAGGCATCTTGCCAGACGAGATTTTATATCGAAAAAAGAGTCCATATCCGAAGACACATCATCCAGAGTATACACGCTTGGTGAAAGGGTGGCTTTCATCGATTATAGCTGATGGTTCAGCGCCACTCCTTGAGTTAGTTGACCGATCTAAGGTGGAAGAAATCATTCAAACAGATGGAGAAGCATTCAAGACACCATGGTTCGGCCAACTGATGACTGGCCCTCAGCTCATCGCTCACCTCGCACAAATCAACACTTGGCTCGAAGATTATAACGTGAATATTGTAGATTAA
- a CDS encoding nuclease-related domain-containing protein, producing the protein MQNEDSFENLRKDLHLSEQNFNTETLYGSDLMQINKPFIALQLMALLRRSPAKDRSHPKHSIIIRRLKRVMGGFRGEESVFYQLNYLPKEQFLILHGPRLSNENTYFQIDFLVLSPHFYTIIEVKNIYGELYFDPVFDQLIRKMPDGTQTGLQDPTSQVKIQKMQLRKWLKHHKLPIAPIKYLITVSDPKTILNTSLANHNISNWIIHKHALMSKFEHFIKANPKEIISNKDVKKIARKIKRKNEPLLSDVLDTYKFTPSQITSGVSCPKCLELPIPRHKYRKNWVCPTCRASSNQAYFEAIADYALLINNTFSNRQMRLFLHIDSDSTVYNLLKKMNIQTVGRKHSISLDDVYMYANKNFNE; encoded by the coding sequence TTGCAGAATGAAGATTCATTTGAAAATTTGAGGAAGGATTTACATCTTAGCGAGCAGAATTTCAATACAGAAACCTTATATGGGAGTGATTTAATGCAAATAAATAAACCGTTTATTGCACTGCAGTTGATGGCTTTGTTGAGGCGAAGCCCTGCAAAAGATCGATCGCACCCTAAGCATTCTATCATTATTAGAAGACTTAAAAGGGTTATGGGAGGTTTTAGAGGCGAAGAAAGCGTATTTTACCAGCTTAATTATCTACCTAAAGAACAATTCCTCATTTTACATGGTCCCAGATTATCCAATGAAAATACTTACTTCCAAATTGACTTTCTTGTTCTTTCTCCTCACTTTTACACCATCATTGAAGTGAAAAACATATATGGAGAACTTTATTTTGATCCAGTATTTGATCAACTTATTCGAAAAATGCCAGATGGCACCCAAACCGGCCTACAAGATCCAACTTCACAAGTGAAAATACAAAAAATGCAACTTCGTAAATGGTTAAAACATCATAAACTTCCTATAGCCCCTATAAAATACCTCATCACGGTCAGTGACCCCAAAACCATATTGAACACTTCGTTAGCTAATCACAACATTTCAAATTGGATTATACATAAACACGCTCTTATGAGTAAGTTTGAGCATTTTATTAAGGCTAATCCAAAAGAAATCATTTCCAATAAAGATGTCAAAAAAATAGCCAGGAAAATAAAGAGAAAAAATGAACCGCTATTATCTGATGTATTAGATACCTATAAATTTACTCCATCACAAATTACGAGCGGTGTTTCTTGTCCAAAATGCCTTGAACTACCTATACCAAGACATAAATACCGAAAAAATTGGGTGTGTCCAACATGCAGAGCTTCATCTAACCAAGCCTATTTCGAAGCTATCGCAGATTATGCTCTATTAATCAATAACACTTTTTCAAACAGGCAGATGAGATTATTTCTTCATATTGATTCAGATTCAACAGTCTACAATCTCCTCAAAAAAATGAACATCCAAACTGTAGGTAGAAAGCATTCAATTTCCTTAGATGATGTGTATATGTATGCGAATAAAAACTTTAATGAGTAG
- a CDS encoding heme-dependent oxidative N-demethylase family protein, giving the protein MSSHTFPFPFTTNQYAYSNNSSLLEPAWTVTVTDEYKHEVLLKRKLLHQNHDRCYRSLPISIESQWEAMRLVLNHLAEAYPNHFSLEKRGKEYRFQNHLLQEEERFIFRDNSSVNLEPLDLVGRHIQEDLILMGDRSDGLFLEAGQLCFPSNWSLTFVLGMEFKSIHMPVPNITDNGFIQKVERFISRIRPNTAWERKNWSITISEKLDTPLETYAEWGKLRQEVTEENAVEMVHLRVEVQRLYRLPINNDILFTIHTYLLSLKDLVKNDHWLKLFYSNIKTLPEEITDYKGISFYRKDLMKYLENKMAHKKMIR; this is encoded by the coding sequence ATGTCATCTCATACATTTCCATTCCCATTTACGACAAATCAATATGCCTATTCAAATAATTCTTCGCTACTCGAACCTGCTTGGACTGTGACGGTTACAGATGAATATAAACATGAAGTATTATTGAAGCGAAAATTACTGCATCAAAACCATGATAGATGTTACCGTTCACTCCCTATTTCAATTGAGTCGCAATGGGAAGCGATGCGACTTGTGCTGAATCATCTGGCGGAAGCGTATCCTAACCACTTTAGTTTAGAAAAACGAGGAAAAGAATATCGATTTCAAAATCATTTGTTACAGGAAGAAGAACGGTTTATTTTCAGAGACAACAGTTCAGTAAACCTTGAGCCGCTTGATTTGGTAGGTCGTCATATCCAGGAGGATCTCATTTTGATGGGGGATCGCAGCGATGGCTTATTTTTAGAGGCTGGTCAGCTTTGTTTTCCTTCAAATTGGTCCTTGACGTTTGTGCTTGGTATGGAATTTAAGTCGATTCATATGCCAGTTCCTAATATCACGGACAATGGTTTTATTCAAAAAGTTGAACGGTTCATTTCAAGAATTCGTCCCAACACCGCTTGGGAACGAAAGAATTGGTCCATTACCATATCAGAAAAGCTCGATACCCCTCTCGAAACGTATGCTGAATGGGGGAAGCTCCGTCAAGAAGTTACAGAAGAGAATGCAGTTGAAATGGTTCATCTCCGAGTCGAAGTTCAGCGGTTGTACCGACTTCCGATTAACAATGACATACTTTTTACCATCCACACTTATCTTTTATCCTTAAAAGATTTAGTTAAGAATGATCATTGGCTAAAGCTCTTTTACAGTAATATCAAAACGCTTCCCGAAGAAATTACAGATTACAAAGGGATTTCCTTCTATAGAAAAGACTTGATGAAGTATCTTGAAAATAAAATGGCTCATAAGAAGATGATCCGATGA
- a CDS encoding PDR/VanB family oxidoreductase — protein sequence MKQFYQLRVLKTEYVTPTVKKFTLTSEEINLPSFGAGAHITVKLPMGTRQYSLTNDPYQQENEYTIAVKNIGSENSASTFLHEHIEEGDTLEVSGPDNYFPVRSEGKHHVFFAAGIGITPFLSMMAYLIQIDQSFELHYAGASKEDCAFYKEIKNQYPEQTTFYFMEREQKVQILREVLSNQTVGTHFYICGPAGFMDQFISYCNEIGYPDECVHSERFRPANTTINRKPFSVTIGKKTIQVGSNQSLLQAINEKGILVPYACQMGICGTCEVAVCNGEILHNDTFLTDEERKVKMLSCVSRGIGHITIKI from the coding sequence ATGAAACAATTTTATCAATTGAGAGTATTGAAAACAGAATATGTCACACCAACAGTTAAGAAATTCACACTGACTTCTGAGGAAATCAACCTACCAAGCTTCGGGGCTGGTGCACATATTACGGTGAAACTTCCGATGGGTACGCGACAGTATTCCCTTACCAATGATCCTTACCAACAAGAGAATGAATATACGATTGCGGTGAAGAACATTGGGAGTGAAAACAGTGCATCAACGTTTTTACATGAACACATTGAAGAAGGGGATACACTCGAAGTGTCCGGTCCTGATAATTATTTTCCAGTTCGATCCGAAGGTAAGCATCATGTATTCTTTGCGGCTGGAATCGGAATTACCCCATTTCTTTCCATGATGGCCTATTTGATTCAAATTGATCAGTCGTTTGAACTCCATTATGCAGGAGCAAGTAAAGAGGATTGTGCATTTTATAAAGAAATTAAAAACCAATACCCGGAACAAACGACTTTTTATTTTATGGAACGAGAACAAAAAGTCCAAATACTAAGAGAAGTGTTGAGTAATCAAACGGTTGGCACACACTTTTACATTTGTGGACCGGCTGGATTCATGGATCAGTTCATATCATATTGTAATGAGATTGGTTATCCAGATGAGTGTGTCCACTCAGAAAGATTCCGTCCGGCGAACACAACCATAAATCGAAAACCGTTTTCAGTAACCATTGGTAAAAAAACCATCCAAGTTGGTTCAAACCAAAGCTTGCTCCAAGCCATAAATGAAAAAGGGATCCTAGTTCCATATGCTTGTCAAATGGGCATCTGCGGTACGTGTGAAGTGGCAGTATGTAACGGAGAAATTCTCCACAATGATACGTTTTTGACAGATGAAGAGAGAAAGGTGAAGATGCTTTCTTGTGTGTCTCGAGGGATTGGGCACATCACTATTAAGATATAG
- the ligD gene encoding non-homologous end-joining DNA ligase: protein MGSTSNANGQLNINGHTIQVTSLDKLLYPEKDINKQAYLHYLIEVHKRMLPFLNNRYLTVKRYPHGMYDDYFYQKNCPDYAPDFIQTKVHEKINYIVCNDLETLIWLGNQLSLEFHIPFNKMGSSSPSEIVFDLDPPSRDHFALAVQAGLEIKKILDRFDLTGFIKTSGNKGLQIYIPIPEDQFVYEETRVFTKFIADYLVTQFPDNFTIERLKENRGSKCYIDFLQHAEGKTIIAPYSLRGNDDALVATPLYWDEVDERLKPEMFSISDVLKRIKTKGCPFSEMDSIRSTQPLRRILDGLLNQ from the coding sequence ATGGGAAGCACTTCAAACGCAAATGGACAGTTGAATATTAATGGTCACACCATTCAGGTGACGAGTTTAGATAAGCTACTATATCCTGAAAAGGACATTAACAAGCAAGCTTACCTTCATTATTTGATTGAAGTCCATAAGCGTATGCTACCTTTTTTGAACAATCGATACTTGACCGTAAAGCGTTATCCTCATGGGATGTATGATGATTACTTTTATCAAAAAAATTGTCCCGATTATGCACCAGATTTCATACAAACCAAGGTACATGAGAAGATTAATTACATCGTTTGTAACGATTTAGAGACCCTCATATGGCTGGGGAATCAATTATCCTTGGAGTTTCATATACCTTTCAATAAGATGGGTTCATCCTCACCTTCAGAAATTGTATTCGACTTGGATCCTCCATCTAGGGATCATTTCGCTCTTGCCGTCCAAGCAGGTTTGGAAATAAAGAAAATACTAGACCGTTTTGACCTCACTGGTTTTATCAAAACTTCTGGCAACAAAGGGTTGCAAATTTATATTCCAATTCCTGAAGATCAGTTCGTTTATGAAGAAACAAGAGTTTTCACGAAATTTATTGCGGATTATTTAGTGACTCAATTTCCAGATAATTTTACAATCGAACGGTTGAAAGAGAATAGAGGTTCGAAGTGTTATATTGATTTCTTACAGCATGCAGAAGGAAAAACGATTATTGCCCCTTACTCATTGAGAGGGAATGATGATGCACTTGTTGCTACCCCACTTTATTGGGACGAAGTGGACGAACGATTGAAACCAGAGATGTTCTCCATTTCCGATGTTCTCAAACGCATCAAAACAAAAGGATGTCCATTCTCTGAAATGGACTCGATTCGCAGCACACAACCCTTAAGGAGAATTTTGGATGGGCTATTGAATCAGTGA
- a CDS encoding RNA ligase family protein: MYYEIKYDGFRCLLYIDEEEIDLYSRNLISLRTGFPEIVKEATRIQNEYNEDLPILLDGELCVLESDIRASFSQIQKRGRLKNIEKIQQHTLLSPVTYLVFDLLVIGGKPLKSETYINRKQQLQSWMNKMSYPTVNHDFQTSIQWIPPQSDGESLFNQVKSKKGEGIVAKRKNSLWISGKRTPNWLKVKRLFRGFFIVTGFDEGNGYVHIAVIKDKKLEQIGLFSHGLEGKDREALIQIVQNNQKGRKGTLIKVSPGICVELEFLELYNMQLRHPRFVQFRLDIHWEDCTWEALQTQMDS, translated from the coding sequence TTGTACTATGAAATCAAATATGATGGCTTCAGGTGTCTTCTTTATATTGATGAAGAGGAAATTGACCTTTATAGCAGAAATCTAATTTCTTTAAGAACAGGTTTTCCGGAGATTGTAAAAGAAGCTACTCGAATACAGAATGAATACAATGAGGATTTACCTATTTTATTAGATGGTGAACTATGTGTACTTGAATCTGATATTCGTGCTTCATTTTCACAAATACAAAAACGTGGCCGACTGAAAAATATAGAGAAGATACAACAACATACCCTCTTGTCCCCTGTTACCTACTTGGTTTTTGACCTGTTGGTGATAGGAGGAAAACCACTAAAGAGTGAAACGTATATCAACCGGAAACAACAGCTACAATCCTGGATGAATAAGATGTCTTACCCAACAGTTAATCATGACTTTCAAACCTCAATTCAGTGGATACCACCTCAGTCAGATGGTGAATCACTTTTTAATCAAGTGAAGAGTAAGAAAGGTGAAGGCATCGTCGCGAAAAGGAAGAACAGTCTTTGGATTTCAGGAAAACGAACGCCTAATTGGTTGAAAGTCAAACGATTATTCCGAGGCTTTTTCATTGTGACTGGGTTTGATGAAGGGAATGGATATGTTCATATCGCTGTCATAAAAGATAAAAAGCTAGAACAAATCGGTTTGTTTTCCCATGGTCTTGAAGGGAAAGATCGGGAAGCGCTCATACAGATCGTGCAGAACAACCAAAAAGGACGAAAAGGAACATTGATTAAAGTCAGCCCCGGGATCTGTGTCGAGTTGGAGTTTCTAGAATTGTATAACATGCAATTAAGACATCCGAGATTCGTACAATTCAGGTTGGATATCCACTGGGAGGACTGCACATGGGAAGCACTTCAAACGCAAATGGACAGTTGA